One Mercurialis annua linkage group LG3, ddMerAnnu1.2, whole genome shotgun sequence DNA window includes the following coding sequences:
- the LOC126674296 gene encoding uncharacterized protein LOC126674296 — MGCWSAENATNAYLKTLRMGQNAKEPDTTEFISALAAGNNAQLMVVAPCENSATSVVLALVAAAHQTGGRVICILNNHHQLESSKQTLGGFEACPVEFVVGEPQNLLLNHYSEADFVLIDCNLENHEGILAAVEGSSYRKRSGAVVVGYNAFANGSWWSSRGKTQLLPIGEGLLVTRVAANSGKIDRSNSGGFGKRISSHWVVKVDECTGEEHVFRVRVPQGKRIEA; from the exons ATGGGTTGCTGGTCAGCTGAAAATGCTACAAATGCCTACCTCAAAACCTTGAGAATG GGCCAAAATGCAAAAGAACCAGACACAACTGAATTCATCTCAGCATTAGCAGCGGGAAATAATGCACAGCTAATGGTGGTGGCGCCATGCGAAAACTCCGCCACCTCCGTCGTGCTAGCCCTAGTTGCTGCAGCTCATCAAACCGGAGGCCGAGTAATTTGCATCCTTAACAATCACCACCAGTTAGAATCATCTAAACAAACCCTAGGCGGCTTCGAAGCCTGTCCCGTCGAGTTTGTCGTCGGAGAACCTCAAAATCTTCTATTAAACCATTACAGCGAAGCAGATTTTGTGCTTATAGATTGTAACCTAGAGAACCACGAAGGCATACTCGCCGCCGTTGAAGGAAGCAGTTATAGAAAACGAAGCGGCGCAGTTGTTGTCGGGTATAACGCGTTTGCCAACGGATCATGGTGGTCTAGTAGGGGAAAAACTCAGCTATTGCCGATCGGAGAAGGTTTGTTAGTGACAAGAGTAGCGGCGAATAGTGGGAAGATTGATAGAAGTAATAGCGGCGGTTTTGGTAAGAGAATTAGTAGTCACTGGGTTGTTAAGGTTGATGAATGCACCGGTGAAGAACATGTTTTCAGAGTCAGAGTGCCGCAAGGGAAACGGATTGAAGCTTGA
- the LOC126675033 gene encoding hypersensitive-induced response protein 4 — MGNSCCYLCGCIDQASIGVIERWGRFERLAEPGFHFFNPFVGQFLTGVLSTRIQSLDVRIETKTKDNVFVQLVCSIQYRVVRTNADDAFYELANPQEQIQAYVFDVVRAVVPRMTLDELFEQKGEVAKSVLEELEKVMGAYGYSIEHMLMVDIIPDASVRKAMNEINAAQRLQLASVYKGEAEKVFQVKKAEAEAEAKYLGGVGVARQRQAITDGLRENILNFSHKVEGTTAKEVMDLIMVTQYFDTIKDLGNSSNNTTVFIPHGPGHVRDITDQIRNGMMEAASVQAIQED; from the exons ATGGGGAATTCGTGCTGTTATCTTTGCGGATGCATAGACCAAGCCAGCATAGGTGTGATCGAGCGGTGGGGCCGCTTCGAGAGATTAGCAGAGCCTGGCTTCCATTTCTTTAACCCCTTCGTCGGTCAGTTTCTCACCGGTGTCCTCTCCACCAGAATCCAATCTCTCGACGTCCGCATCGAAACCAAAACTAAG GACAATGTGTTTGTGCAATTGGTGTGTTCAATTCAGTACAGAGTGGTGAGGACAAATGCTGATGATGCGTTTTATGAATTGGCTAACCCTCAAGAACAGATTCAGGCTTATGTCTTTGATG TGGTTCGAGCTGTTGTTCCGAGAATGACTTTGGATGAGCTTTTTGAGCAGAAAGGTGAAGTCGCTAAATCTGTCTTAGAGGAACTTGAGAAG GTAATGGGAGCTTATGGATATAGCATAGAGCATATGCTGATGGTTGACATTATACCTGATGCTTCTGTTCGCAAGGCAATGAATGAGATTAATGCAG CTCAAAGGCTTCAGCTGGCTAGTGTATACAAAGGGGAAGCAGAAAAGGTATTCCAAGTGAAAAAGGCAGAAGCTGAAGCAGAAGCCAAGTACCTCGGTGGGGTTGGTGTAGCCCGACAAAGACAGGCTATAACAGATGGATTGAGGGAGAACATTCTGAATTTCTCCCATAAGGTGGAAGGCACCACTGCTAAGGAGGTGATGGATCTTATAATGGTCACCCAATATTTCGACACAATCAAAGACCTTGGTAACTCCTCTAACAATACTACTGTCTTCATTCCCCATGGCCCCGGCCACGTTAGAGACATTACTGACCAAATACGAAATGGAATGATGGAGGCTGCCAGTGTGCAGGCGATCCAGGAGGATTAA
- the LOC126671205 gene encoding uncharacterized protein LOC126671205 — translation MHKHLFSCLLLMASTSSTPTDPCSLVSEDTAAKTVSKRYEGLVTIRTKAISGKGAWYWTHFEPILISHTDTNLPKAVKLRCSFCNTLFSASNPSRTASEHLKRGTCPNFNSVLRQNSVVISSPLPISSLPSPTSHNHQHNRKRNSLNSLDSLAVVDRSTQFCNELGCTNSELIQPQNNHNLKLSCGKDDLGALAMFENSIKKLKSPKPSSSPAGSSLSKNQINSALESLADWFYETCGSVSFSSLEHPKFRSFLHQVGLPPCSIHDLSSSRLENRFLETKAEVEARIRDAMFFQIACNGWKMKNCCNGEENLVKFSINLPNGTSLYQKIVLTGGSVSSKHAEEIIWEAVMISLCGSNVLQRCVGIVADKYNTKALRNLEIQHQWMVNLPCQVQGLHSLINDFCKELQVFRTVTESCFKLANFVNNQSQIRISFQKYRLQELDYSGLLRVPSSKCECTKNFLPVYLMFEDILSCARVLHMVFSDDSYKSRTVEDFLAAEVSEMIQGQGFWNSLEAVYSLMKIIKQIADEIEADRLLIGQCLTLWEDLKAKVKSWSVQFNIIDGNLEKILDKRFKKNYHPAWSAGFILDPLYLMRDINGKYVPPFKCLTHEQEKDVDKVITRLVSKEEAHVVLMELMKWRTEGLDPLYAQAVQLKQKDPITGKMKNVNPQGSRLVWETCLSEYKTLGKVAVRLIFLQASSCGFKCNWNSMKWQRNSRVGLERAQKMMFIAAHSKLERRDLSNYDEEKDGEMFRISGSEDDMFNGDFVDTPSV, via the coding sequence ATGCACAAGCATTTGTTTTCTTGCCTACTATTAATGGCTTCCACAAGTTCAACGCCAACAGACCCTTGTTCTCTTGTGTCCGAAGACACAGCAGCCAAAACCGTCAGCAAGCGATACGAAGGACTGGTCACAATTCGAACCAAGGCTATAAGTGGTAAAGGAGCATGGTATTGGACACATTTCGAGCCAATTCTTATAAGCCACACCGACACAAATCTCCCGAAAGCAGTAAAACTCAGGTGTTCGTTCTGTAATACTCTTTTTTCAGCTTCAAATCCATCAAGAACCGCCTCTGAACATCTTAAAAGAGGCACATGTCCGAATTTCAACTCGGTTTTAAGACAAAATTCTGTAGTAATTTCTTCTCCTTTGCCTATATCTTCTTTGCCTTCACCAACTTCACATAATCATCAACATAATCGAAAGCGAAACTCTTTAAATTCTTTAGATTCTCTGGCTGTAGTTGATCGGTCAACTCAGTTCTGCAATGAACTTGGTTGTACTAATTCTGAGCTTATTCAACCTCAGAATAATCATAATTTGAAGTTATCTTGTGGAAAGGATGATTTGGGTGCATTAGCAATGTTtgaaaatagtataaaaaagcTTAAGAGTCCAAAACCTTCTTCATCACCCGCTGGTTCTTCATTAAGTAAGAACCAGATTAATTCTGCTCTAGAATCATTAGCAGATTGGTTCTACGAAACTTGCGGGTCCGTCTCATTCTCGAGCCTCGAACATCCGAAGTTTCGGTCCTTTCTTCATCAAGTAGGCCTCCCTCCATGTTCTATACATGACTTGTCTAGTTCAAGACTGGAAAATAGGTTTCTTGAGACAAAAGCTGAGGTGGAAGCTCGAATTAGAGACGCTATGTTCTTTCAAATTGCATGTAATGGATGGAAAATGAAGAATTGTTGCAATGGAGAAGAGaatttggttaaatttagtATCAATCTTCCTAATGGAACTAGTTTGTATCAGAAAATAGTCCTAACAGGAGGATCAGTGTCTTCAAAACATGCAGAAGAGATTATATGGGAGGCGGTGATGATCAGCTTATGTGGCAGTAATGTTTTGCAGAGATGTGTAGGAATAGTTGCAGATAAGTATAACACTAAAGCATTGAGAAATTTGGAGATTCAACACCAATGGATGGTGAATCTGCCATGTCAGGTTCAGGGATTACATAGTCTGATCAATGATTTTTGCAAGGAGCTTCAGGTTTTCAGAACTGTTACTGAAAGTTGCTTTAAACTTGCCAATTTTGTGAATAATCAGTCTCAAATCAGGATTAGCTTCCAAAAGTATAGACTTCAAGAGCTTGATTACAGCGGTTTGCTTCGAGTTCCTTCCAGTAAATGTGAATGCACTAAGAATTTCTTGCCTGTTTATTTGATGTTTGAGGATATATTAAGCTGTGCTCGTGTGCTTCATATGGTTTTCTCGGACGATTCTTATAAATCAAGAACTGTGGAGGATTTTCTTGCTGCGGAAGTTTCTGAAATGATCCAAGGCCAGGGTTTCTGGAATAGTTTAGAAGCAGTTTATTCTTTAATGAAGATTATAAAACAGATTGCTGATGAAATCGAAGCGGATCGGCTGTTGATAGGGCAATGCCTGACCTTATGGGAAGATTTGAAAGCAAAAGTGAAAAGTTGGTCTGTTCAGTTCAACATTATTGATGGAAATCTTGAGAAAATATTAGACAAAAGATTCAAAAAGAATTACCACCCGGCTTGGTCTGCTGGATTCATACTTGATCCGCTTTACTTAATGAGGGACATCAATGGAAAATATGTTCCTCCATTCAAGTGTTTAACACATGAACAGGAGAAAGATGTGGATAAGGTTATTACCAGATTGGTTTCAAAGGAAGAGGCTCATGTTGTATTAATGGAGCTTATGAAATGGAGAACAGAAGGGCTAGATCCTTTATATGCTCAGGCGGTTCAGCTTAAACAGAAGGATCCGATCACCGGAAAGATGAAAAATGTGAACCCTCAGGGGAGTAGATTGGTGTGGGAAACTTGCCTGAGTGAGTATAAAACGTTAGGCAAAGTTGCTGTCAGGTTGATCTTTCTCCAAGCTAGTTCTTGTGGTTTTAAATGTAATTGGAATTCTATGAAATGGCAGAGAAATTCAAGAGTGGGACTTGAAAGGGCTCAGAAGATGATGTTCATTGCAGCTCATTCTAAGCTTGAAAGGCGAGATTTGTCGAATTATGATGAAGAAAAAGACGGAGAAATGTTCCGTATAAGTGGTTCTGAAGATGATATGTTTAATGGGGATTTTGTTGATACACCTTCAGTATAA